From Deinococcus sp. HSC-46F16, the proteins below share one genomic window:
- the rph gene encoding ribonuclease PH produces the protein MTSSPSSRLPVREGRDLLTPRPLTLERGINPHAPGSAHLKLGRTEILATVSIEDKPAPHMRGKKEGWLTAEYAMLPRATTDRQARERNLQNGRRHEIQRLLGRALRASIDLRHFRNQTLYVDCDVLVADGGTRVASVLAGYAALHDLCDRLIHSGTLTEWPLVHTVGAASVGLVGDELRVDLDYAEDKVARADLNVVATAGGLVIEAQGGAEEGPISPEEYVRLLTAGVEAVGGLLRELGRQL, from the coding sequence TTGACCTCTTCCCCCTCCTCCCGGCTCCCCGTGCGCGAGGGCCGCGACCTCCTGACCCCCCGGCCGCTGACGCTGGAGCGGGGCATCAACCCCCACGCGCCCGGCAGCGCCCACCTGAAACTCGGGCGTACGGAAATCCTGGCGACCGTGAGCATCGAGGACAAACCCGCTCCCCACATGCGCGGCAAGAAGGAAGGCTGGCTGACCGCCGAGTACGCCATGCTGCCCCGCGCCACCACCGACCGGCAGGCCCGCGAGCGCAACCTGCAAAACGGCCGCCGCCACGAAATTCAGCGGCTGCTGGGGCGGGCGCTGCGGGCTTCCATCGACCTGCGGCACTTTCGCAACCAGACCCTCTACGTGGACTGCGACGTGCTGGTGGCCGACGGCGGCACCCGCGTCGCCAGCGTGCTGGCCGGGTACGCCGCGCTGCACGACCTGTGCGACCGTCTGATCCACTCCGGCACCCTGACCGAGTGGCCGCTGGTGCATACGGTCGGAGCTGCCAGCGTGGGGCTGGTGGGCGACGAGCTCCGCGTGGACCTCGACTACGCCGAGGACAAGGTCGCGCGGGCCGACCTCAACGTGGTCGCCACCGCCGGGGGCCTGGTCATCGAGGCGCAGGGCGGGGCGGAGGAAGGCCCCATCTCGCCGGAGGAGTATGTGCGGCTGCTCACGGCGGGTGTGGAGGCGGTGGGCGGGCTGCTGCGGGAGCTGGGGCGGCAACTCTAG
- a CDS encoding FAD-dependent oxidoreductase produces the protein MSGPSSPRSLPQPGHLYDVAVIGAGPAGTELAWRLARAGQDVLLVTQALDHLGNLYGPTIGGADFPPGSLFAEVAARMAPDTDGWTFHRLLKAEVEATPGIHLLQSTVTGLEEEGGRLTLATWEGPALHARRGVLAVGAFLKGRLLIGDTMEEAGRLSEVAYDFLADDLARAGVWLIGAEQEAAGVEGAPPYTVRFLTPAPGELEEFRVTRCDHLYALGRCTPGEHTYRSVLEDAARLAAELLGEGEA, from the coding sequence ATGTCAGGCCCCTCCTCTCCCCGCAGCCTGCCGCAGCCGGGGCACCTCTATGACGTGGCCGTGATCGGCGCGGGCCCCGCGGGCACTGAACTCGCGTGGCGGCTCGCCCGCGCCGGGCAGGACGTGCTCCTCGTCACCCAGGCCCTCGACCATCTCGGCAACCTGTACGGGCCGACCATAGGCGGCGCGGACTTTCCGCCCGGCAGCCTGTTCGCCGAGGTCGCCGCCCGCATGGCCCCCGACACCGACGGCTGGACCTTTCACCGCCTTCTCAAGGCCGAGGTGGAGGCCACTCCCGGCATTCATCTCCTGCAAAGCACCGTCACCGGGCTGGAGGAGGAAGGCGGACGGCTCACCCTCGCTACCTGGGAAGGCCCCGCCCTGCACGCCCGCCGGGGGGTGCTCGCGGTCGGCGCCTTTTTGAAGGGCCGCCTCTTGATCGGCGACACGATGGAGGAGGCCGGGCGGCTCTCCGAAGTCGCCTATGACTTCCTGGCCGATGACCTCGCCCGCGCGGGCGTGTGGTTGATCGGCGCCGAGCAGGAGGCCGCCGGAGTGGAGGGGGCGCCGCCCTACACGGTGCGCTTCCTGACGCCCGCGCCGGGCGAGTTGGAGGAGTTTCGCGTGACCCGCTGCGACCACCTCTATGCCCTGGGCCGCTGCACGCCGGGCGAGCACACCTACCGCAGCGTGCTGGAGGACGCCGCCCGCCTCGCCGCCGAGTTGCTGGGGGAGGGGGAGGCATGA
- a CDS encoding DoxX family protein, with the protein MSVTGAIGRALLASIFIKNGLDHLQNPEPIVRATRGAEIPQPELAVKANSAVMVGAGTLLALGLAPRAASAALAISLVPTTVIGHPFWDREGRERQQQQNQFLKNLALFGALLAVGSRR; encoded by the coding sequence ATGAGCGTGACGGGAGCCATCGGGCGGGCGCTGCTCGCCAGCATCTTCATCAAGAACGGGCTGGACCACCTCCAGAACCCCGAGCCCATCGTGCGGGCCACGCGCGGCGCGGAGATCCCGCAGCCCGAACTCGCGGTCAAGGCCAACAGCGCCGTGATGGTGGGCGCCGGAACGCTGCTCGCGCTGGGCCTTGCACCCCGCGCGGCGAGCGCGGCGCTGGCGATCAGCCTGGTGCCGACCACCGTGATCGGCCACCCCTTCTGGGACCGCGAGGGCCGCGAGCGTCAGCAGCAGCAGAACCAGTTCCTGAAGAACCTGGCGCTGTTCGGGGCGCTGCTGGCGGTGGGCAGCCGCCGCTGA
- a CDS encoding Ohr family peroxiredoxin — protein sequence MTQQGGQASGRVLTRSEATAHGGRNGYIETPDHHLGVKFSVPQELGGDGGVGTNPEQLFAAAYAASFQSAIGMVARRDGITFGTSQVTGVVGLRREDEADPSYHLDVELRVLLPGLDREQAERMVQEAKALCPYCRALGESVGVRLTVVDEEAAE from the coding sequence ATGACACAGCAAGGCGGGCAGGCGAGCGGCAGGGTCCTCACGCGCAGCGAGGCGACCGCGCACGGCGGGCGCAATGGGTACATCGAGACGCCCGACCATCACCTCGGCGTGAAGTTCAGCGTGCCACAGGAACTCGGCGGCGACGGCGGCGTGGGCACCAACCCCGAGCAACTGTTCGCCGCCGCCTACGCCGCGTCCTTCCAGAGCGCCATCGGCATGGTCGCCCGGCGCGACGGGATCACCTTCGGGACCTCGCAGGTGACCGGGGTGGTCGGCCTGCGCCGCGAGGACGAGGCGGACCCCAGCTACCACCTCGACGTGGAACTGCGCGTCCTGCTGCCGGGTTTGGACCGCGAGCAGGCCGAGCGGATGGTGCAGGAGGCGAAGGCCCTGTGCCCCTACTGCCGCGCCCTGGGGGAGTCGGTGGGCGTGCGGCTGACCGTGGTGGACGAGGAAGCAGCGGAATAA
- a CDS encoding tRNA (guanosine(46)-N(7))-methyltransferase TrmB: MIYRFSDFQFPDAPTHLYPDTPERPWILEVGFGDGRFWPHFAASFPEAPNYLGVEISGTSLLKAERRLRAAGLGGAVLTRLPATPLIREVVPPESLDAIVVNFPDPWPKAGHEEHRLLRAPFFRLAASRLKPGGAVLFTTDHEEYFEFACREAGASGVMAVHLTEPPPPAALETKYARKWRDLGLDPRHARFVPTAPASALAGEFPVTAARFPDSEDAPAVPHAILTLPADFAPTAFAKHTARGGVTRNNPDGWTVVLLDLYASLGKDGWVALAHVVEGELTQEVLVGITAREDGSHLIRLSRFGGPVVTPGVKAAVGALTDWLEGQGARVTHRGY; encoded by the coding sequence ATGATCTACCGCTTCTCCGACTTCCAGTTCCCCGACGCGCCCACCCACCTGTACCCGGACACGCCGGAGCGCCCCTGGATTCTGGAGGTGGGCTTCGGCGACGGACGCTTCTGGCCGCACTTCGCCGCGAGCTTTCCGGAGGCTCCCAATTACCTCGGCGTGGAAATCAGCGGCACGTCGCTGCTCAAGGCCGAGCGGCGGCTGCGGGCGGCGGGACTGGGGGGTGCGGTGCTGACCCGTCTGCCCGCCACGCCCCTGATCCGCGAGGTGGTGCCGCCAGAGAGCTTGGACGCCATCGTGGTGAACTTTCCTGACCCCTGGCCCAAGGCGGGCCACGAGGAGCACCGCCTGCTGCGGGCACCCTTCTTTCGGCTGGCCGCGAGCCGCCTGAAACCGGGCGGGGCCGTGCTGTTCACCACCGACCACGAGGAATATTTCGAGTTCGCTTGCCGCGAGGCCGGGGCGAGCGGCGTGATGGCCGTTCACCTCACCGAGCCCCCGCCCCCCGCCGCCCTGGAAACCAAATACGCCCGCAAGTGGCGCGACCTCGGCCTGGACCCCCGGCACGCCCGCTTCGTGCCGACGGCTCCGGCCTCCGCCCTGGCAGGCGAGTTCCCCGTCACCGCCGCCCGCTTTCCCGACTCCGAGGATGCCCCTGCCGTGCCCCACGCGATCCTGACCCTGCCCGCCGACTTCGCCCCCACCGCATTCGCCAAGCACACCGCCCGTGGCGGCGTCACCCGCAACAACCCGGACGGCTGGACCGTCGTGCTGCTCGACCTCTACGCCAGTCTCGGCAAGGACGGCTGGGTGGCCCTCGCGCACGTCGTGGAGGGCGAACTCACCCAGGAGGTGCTCGTCGGCATCACGGCGCGGGAGGACGGCTCGCACCTCATCCGGCTCTCGCGCTTCGGCGGCCCGGTGGTCACGCCCGGGGTGAAGGCAGCGGTAGGCGCGCTGACGGACTGGCTGGAAGGGCAGGGGGCACGGGTCACCCACCGGGGGTACTGA
- a CDS encoding TldD/PmbA family protein: protein MTATSEQQLSLPDARAYLLERARERGVTLEVYGQRTNATSIRAFDGDVSEFKLSARQGVALRAVVRGAWGHSFSENLSRPALDRALDMAIENAELVAPEPGAGLQNWPPPPALDLYGEGLSGVTVEQKVGVALDLERAAREADPRVTSVPYGGYQDGDVYGTVANTEGLEREDRQLYAMHMIAPLVSENGQNKMGRDWQFTREFTELDPTRTAISAVEDAVALLGAKPAPSGTFPALITGDCLAQLLMLYSGMFSGKMVEEGKSPLAGRLGEQVASPLVTLVDDATLPRGLNSRAFDAEGCPSAPLTLIEAGRLAAFLHNAQTAARAGTQSTGHAARQGLQGTVGVAPSNLILSPGGADAAALASGLTGVRLTGVAGGHAGANPITGDFSLQAEGFWLEGGEVAHPLEVFTVAGNILDLLAGIEAVSSELEDTMYGVSAPAVRVLGLAVGGG from the coding sequence ATGACCGCAACGAGCGAACAGCAACTCTCTCTGCCCGACGCCCGCGCCTACCTGCTGGAGCGTGCCCGCGAGCGCGGCGTGACCCTGGAGGTCTACGGGCAGCGCACGAACGCCACGAGCATCCGGGCCTTTGACGGCGACGTGAGCGAGTTCAAGCTCTCGGCGCGGCAGGGGGTCGCGCTGCGGGCGGTGGTGCGCGGCGCGTGGGGGCACTCGTTCAGCGAGAACCTGTCGCGGCCCGCGCTGGACCGGGCGCTTGATATGGCGATTGAAAATGCCGAACTCGTCGCGCCGGAGCCGGGCGCGGGCCTCCAGAACTGGCCGCCGCCCCCCGCGCTCGACCTCTACGGCGAGGGCCTCAGCGGGGTCACGGTGGAGCAGAAGGTGGGCGTGGCCCTGGACCTGGAGCGCGCGGCGCGGGAGGCCGACCCCCGCGTGACCAGCGTGCCCTACGGCGGGTATCAGGACGGGGACGTGTACGGCACCGTCGCCAACACCGAGGGGCTGGAGCGCGAGGACCGCCAGCTCTACGCGATGCACATGATCGCGCCGCTGGTCAGCGAGAACGGCCAGAACAAGATGGGCCGCGACTGGCAGTTCACCCGCGAATTCACCGAACTCGACCCCACCCGGACGGCGATCTCAGCGGTGGAGGACGCGGTGGCCCTGCTGGGGGCCAAGCCCGCGCCCAGCGGCACCTTTCCGGCCCTGATCACCGGGGACTGCCTCGCGCAACTGCTGATGCTGTACTCCGGCATGTTCAGCGGCAAGATGGTGGAGGAAGGCAAGAGCCCGCTCGCCGGACGGCTGGGCGAACAGGTCGCCTCGCCCCTCGTCACGCTGGTGGACGACGCCACCCTGCCGCGCGGCCTGAACTCGCGGGCCTTCGACGCCGAGGGCTGCCCGAGTGCACCCCTCACCTTGATCGAGGCGGGGCGGCTGGCCGCCTTCCTGCACAACGCGCAGACCGCTGCCCGCGCGGGAACGCAGAGCACCGGGCACGCGGCGCGGCAGGGCTTGCAGGGCACCGTGGGCGTGGCCCCCAGCAACCTGATCCTGTCGCCCGGCGGGGCGGACGCGGCGGCCCTCGCCTCCGGCCTGACCGGGGTGCGGCTGACGGGCGTAGCGGGTGGGCACGCGGGTGCGAACCCCATCACCGGGGACTTTTCCCTCCAGGCCGAGGGCTTCTGGCTGGAGGGCGGCGAGGTCGCGCACCCGTTGGAGGTGTTCACGGTGGCCGGGAACATCCTCGACCTTCTCGCGGGCATTGAGGCCGTCAGCAGCGAACTGGAAGACACCATGTATGGGGTCAGTGCCCCCGCCGTGCGCGTCTTGGGGCTGGCGGTAGGCGGCGGCTGA
- a CDS encoding SCP2 sterol-binding domain-containing protein: MTAPDSPAARLEARLLRVLGAVHHDPDADALVRRRAAITFQITDPNVTVRVSGRDGVRAVVTTGEAARGETSDLTFGLSARVAHALWLGQLNPAAAVLSGQMTMRGPLPLALALAPGMRAMQAAYRAAVEEEEAAGRVSTPGG; encoded by the coding sequence ATGACGGCACCGGACAGTCCCGCCGCCCGGCTGGAAGCCCGCCTGTTGCGGGTGCTGGGGGCCGTCCACCACGACCCTGACGCCGATGCGCTGGTGCGTCGGCGAGCGGCCATCACCTTCCAGATCACCGACCCCAACGTGACGGTCCGGGTCAGTGGCCGTGACGGGGTGCGGGCCGTGGTGACTACGGGCGAGGCGGCGCGGGGGGAGACGAGCGACCTGACCTTCGGCCTGAGTGCGCGGGTGGCTCATGCGCTGTGGCTGGGACAGCTCAATCCCGCCGCCGCCGTGCTCTCCGGGCAGATGACGATGCGCGGGCCGCTGCCCCTCGCCCTGGCGCTGGCTCCGGGCATGCGGGCGATGCAGGCGGCGTACCGGGCGGCGGTGGAGGAAGAGGAGGCCGCGGGTCGGGTCAGTACCCCCGGTGGGTGA
- a CDS encoding DUF3006 family protein yields the protein MNDGPERWTVDAIEDSPRGRLARVERADGLTFDVPLHALPEGVREGDLLAVVEGPDGVTLHLLSDETAARRRAAQRRLDARNAEGGEEEISL from the coding sequence GTGAACGACGGGCCGGAACGCTGGACGGTGGACGCCATTGAGGACAGTCCACGGGGACGCCTCGCGCGGGTGGAACGGGCGGATGGCCTGACCTTCGACGTGCCCCTGCACGCGCTGCCCGAGGGCGTGCGCGAGGGCGACCTGCTGGCGGTGGTGGAAGGGCCGGACGGCGTGACCCTGCACCTGTTGTCCGACGAGACCGCCGCCCGCCGCCGCGCCGCCCAGCGCCGTCTCGACGCCCGGAACGCCGAGGGTGGGGAAGAGGAGATCAGCCTGTGA
- a CDS encoding TldD/PmbA family protein, translating into MLDQALVAEVLTLARAGGADFSELFVEDSVNTNLRLHQGEVKDAGGGNLFGAGLRLLYGTRVVYAYTNDVTPAGLRDLADQVARARGAAGETDRSGAGGMDFRRVDAQPLYVARRHPLQAAGREKLALMRRAHSGAAGVGDVKTVDVNYLDRVQRVLVANSEGLWAEDERVWTRLMVSAIAQDGALRETGYYGPGAGQGLEFFDDVAPESIGAEAARIANAMLRAGYAPAGKLPVVIGNEFGGVIFHEACGHILETTAVEKNASVFADKLGEKIAHESVSAIDDGTIPGSWGMVTVDDEGMKGERTVLIENGVLKSFMVDRVGSMKTGHARTGSGRRQNYTFAPASRMRSTFIDKGQETPESLIGQVSHGIYARRMGGGSVTPGTGDYNFAVNEAYMIRDGEIAEPLKGASLVGNGAQDLRNIVGVAGDLALGQGMCGSISGSLPTDVGQPHILISEITVGGRA; encoded by the coding sequence ATGCTCGATCAGGCCCTAGTCGCCGAAGTGCTGACCCTCGCCCGCGCAGGTGGGGCGGACTTCTCGGAACTCTTTGTGGAAGACAGCGTGAACACCAACCTCCGGCTGCACCAGGGGGAGGTGAAGGACGCGGGCGGCGGCAACCTGTTTGGCGCCGGGCTGCGGCTGCTGTACGGCACGCGGGTGGTGTACGCCTACACCAACGACGTGACCCCGGCGGGCCTGCGCGACCTCGCGGACCAGGTGGCGCGGGCACGCGGCGCGGCGGGCGAGACGGACCGCTCAGGCGCGGGCGGCATGGACTTCCGGCGGGTGGACGCCCAGCCGCTGTATGTCGCGCGGCGGCATCCCCTCCAGGCGGCGGGCCGCGAAAAGCTCGCGCTGATGCGCCGGGCACACAGCGGCGCGGCGGGTGTGGGCGACGTGAAGACGGTGGACGTGAACTACCTCGACCGGGTGCAGCGCGTCCTCGTCGCCAATTCGGAGGGGCTGTGGGCTGAAGACGAGCGCGTCTGGACCCGCCTGATGGTCAGCGCCATCGCCCAGGACGGCGCCCTGCGAGAGACGGGCTACTACGGCCCCGGCGCCGGACAGGGCCTGGAGTTCTTCGACGACGTGGCCCCCGAATCCATCGGCGCGGAGGCCGCCCGCATCGCCAACGCCATGCTGCGGGCCGGGTACGCCCCGGCCGGGAAGCTGCCCGTGGTGATCGGCAACGAGTTCGGCGGCGTGATCTTCCACGAGGCCTGCGGGCACATCCTGGAGACGACGGCGGTGGAGAAAAATGCCAGCGTCTTTGCCGACAAGCTGGGCGAGAAGATCGCCCACGAGTCGGTGTCCGCCATCGACGACGGCACCATCCCCGGCTCGTGGGGCATGGTCACCGTGGACGACGAGGGAATGAAGGGCGAGCGCACGGTCCTGATCGAGAACGGCGTCCTGAAGTCCTTCATGGTGGACCGGGTGGGCAGCATGAAGACGGGCCATGCTCGCACCGGCAGCGGGCGGCGGCAGAACTACACCTTCGCCCCGGCCAGCCGCATGCGCTCGACCTTCATCGATAAGGGGCAGGAGACGCCCGAGAGCCTGATCGGGCAGGTCTCGCACGGCATCTACGCCCGGCGGATGGGGGGCGGCAGCGTGACCCCCGGCACCGGGGACTACAACTTCGCGGTGAACGAGGCGTACATGATCCGGGACGGCGAAATCGCCGAGCCGCTCAAGGGCGCTTCGCTCGTCGGCAATGGGGCGCAGGACCTCCGCAACATCGTGGGCGTGGCGGGCGACCTCGCGCTGGGCCAGGGCATGTGCGGCAGCATCTCCGGCTCGCTGCCCACCGACGTGGGTCAGCCGCACATCCTGATTTCCGAAATCACCGTGGGAGGCCGCGCATGA
- a CDS encoding GNAT family N-acetyltransferase → MHHDVTLRDGDLTLRPLTGGDIPSLCALAESCAGELRLMGSPPSSPAYYTAALEAPDALPFVVEVGGELAGSTRYGDIRTAHAGLEIGWTWLHPRWHGTGVNRRMKRLLLAHAFEPMDMERVQLKTDILNVRSQRAIEGLGAVREGVLRSHLRRPDGTMRDTVMYSVVRAEWPGVRARLAEMA, encoded by the coding sequence ATGCACCACGACGTGACGCTGCGAGACGGCGACCTGACCTTGCGGCCCCTGACGGGAGGGGACATTCCCAGCCTGTGTGCCCTGGCCGAGTCTTGCGCGGGGGAACTGCGGCTGATGGGGTCGCCGCCGTCCAGCCCGGCCTATTACACGGCGGCGCTGGAGGCCCCCGACGCCCTGCCCTTCGTGGTAGAGGTGGGCGGGGAGTTGGCCGGAAGCACCCGCTACGGCGACATCCGCACGGCCCACGCGGGCCTGGAGATCGGCTGGACCTGGCTGCACCCCCGCTGGCACGGCACGGGCGTCAACCGCCGGATGAAACGGCTGCTGCTCGCGCACGCCTTTGAGCCGATGGACATGGAGCGTGTGCAGCTCAAGACCGACATCCTGAACGTGCGGAGCCAGCGGGCCATCGAGGGGCTGGGGGCCGTGCGCGAGGGGGTGCTGCGCTCGCACCTGCGGCGGCCGGACGGGACCATGCGTGACACGGTGATGTACTCGGTGGTGCGGGCGGAGTGGCCGGGGGTGCGGGCGCGGCTAGCAGAAATGGCCTAA
- a CDS encoding methyltransferase, with translation MSPPPDLDFTHEPLSVILPALRTALADAGEVTFTVPDPDVGVGLYAGEAAAHGLHRPWQTWTDLADLLGAHLLTPERMGEGRVRLRFRAWADAPEPDAGGYGAGGDWARVDKLEDPVFLFTLVEALRRVNPPESGRVLALGVNRGRELDALALALRGRTPEVVGVDVDTSALAAARAQHPSGTFLELDVTTLPRPELGQFDLVLALSLLQSPGIRQDVLLAALRRHHLTPAGGFVLGYPNARYRDGLLSYGARLRNFARPDLSLLAADVTEARRGLQKAGFKVFVTGKYEVLVTAIPAGARTPGGLEL, from the coding sequence GTGTCCCCGCCCCCTGACCTCGACTTCACCCACGAACCCCTCTCCGTCATCCTGCCCGCCCTCCGCACAGCTTTGGCCGACGCGGGCGAGGTCACTTTCACCGTTCCCGACCCCGACGTGGGTGTGGGCCTCTACGCGGGCGAGGCGGCCGCACACGGCCTGCACCGCCCCTGGCAAACCTGGACCGACCTCGCGGACCTGCTGGGGGCACACCTGCTCACCCCGGAACGGATGGGGGAGGGCCGGGTGCGCCTGCGGTTCCGGGCGTGGGCGGACGCCCCTGAGCCGGACGCCGGGGGCTACGGGGCAGGGGGCGACTGGGCGCGGGTGGACAAGCTGGAAGACCCGGTGTTCCTTTTCACGCTGGTGGAGGCGCTGCGCCGGGTGAATCCTCCGGAGAGTGGGCGGGTGCTCGCGCTGGGGGTGAACCGGGGCCGGGAGCTGGATGCCCTGGCTCTCGCGCTTCGGGGCCGGACCCCCGAAGTCGTCGGCGTGGACGTGGACACCTCGGCCCTCGCCGCGGCGCGGGCGCAGCATCCGAGCGGCACCTTTCTGGAACTCGACGTGACCACCCTGCCCCGGCCGGAGCTGGGCCAGTTCGACCTCGTCCTCGCGCTGAGCCTGCTCCAGAGCCCCGGCATCCGGCAGGACGTGCTGCTCGCGGCCCTGCGGCGGCACCACCTCACGCCTGCGGGGGGCTTCGTGCTGGGCTACCCCAATGCCCGCTACCGCGACGGCCTGCTGAGCTACGGCGCACGGCTCCGCAACTTCGCCCGCCCCGACCTCAGCCTGCTCGCCGCCGACGTGACCGAAGCCCGCCGGGGCTTGCAGAAGGCGGGCTTCAAGGTGTTCGTGACGGGCAAATACGAGGTGCTCGTCACGGCGATTCCGGCGGGGGCGCGGACGCCGGGCGGACTGGAGCTGTAA
- a CDS encoding DsbA family protein: MTPARLIYVTDTYCIWCWAFGEALREFVARNAGRLTLEVLPAGMLVGERVVPVGQKPRVLETARRVTELTGARFGDGFRASVERGKTVLDSGVSAAAFWALHAQAPQRGLDIAHALQHAWYVDGRDLHDEAVVADVARALNLDPARATSDVRRPETLAQSQAGFARRQTLPVEGYPTLLMQTPEGYRRLGGATTSAEKLQQEFEAILHGEPEAQQATA; encoded by the coding sequence ATGACTCCCGCCCGGCTGATCTATGTCACCGACACCTACTGCATCTGGTGCTGGGCCTTTGGCGAGGCGCTGCGCGAGTTCGTGGCCCGGAACGCCGGGCGCCTGACGCTGGAAGTCCTGCCCGCCGGGATGCTGGTGGGCGAGCGGGTCGTGCCGGTGGGCCAGAAGCCGCGCGTCCTGGAAACCGCGCGGCGCGTCACCGAGCTGACCGGGGCCAGGTTCGGGGACGGCTTTCGCGCCAGTGTGGAGCGCGGCAAGACCGTGCTGGACTCCGGCGTGTCGGCGGCCGCGTTCTGGGCACTGCACGCCCAGGCGCCGCAGCGGGGGCTGGACATCGCGCACGCGCTCCAGCACGCCTGGTACGTGGACGGCCGCGACCTGCACGACGAGGCCGTGGTCGCGGACGTGGCCCGCGCCCTGAACCTCGACCCGGCGCGGGCCACCTCGGACGTGCGCCGCCCGGAGACGTTGGCTCAGTCCCAGGCCGGGTTCGCACGGCGCCAGACCCTACCGGTGGAGGGCTACCCCACCCTGCTGATGCAGACCCCGGAGGGGTACCGCCGCCTGGGGGGAGCGACCACCAGCGCCGAGAAGCTTCAGCAGGAGTTCGAGGCCATCTTGCACGGCGAGCCGGAGGCGCAGCAAGCGACCGCCTGA
- a CDS encoding MBL fold metallo-hydrolase yields MSARPTPKAKAPASRKPAAKAKKAPARKSAPKGAKGKRRGGPGPSDLLGLFVLLLTAGLAACAGKEVLRGGSGDQKTDPQAPTGQMVIRFLDVGQGDAVLVRSPEGKTLLYDGGRSAERMRTHLDTYGVDKIDLMVASHADADHIAGLVPAAQRAKPTLFINNGLAGTTQTWERLVNALEEAGTTFQKANKQVVNLGSVKVRVIAPPPGMGDDQNENSVGVRIEFGEFRALLTGDSEKPETEAWLEQDRPEIKGPFQLYKSIHHGAANGDHPAWLATVRPENVVIGVGENNYGHPTQTALNLYRETGARVYRTDRQGTVTFTANADGTYTATTDR; encoded by the coding sequence GTGAGCGCCCGACCGACTCCGAAGGCCAAAGCGCCTGCTTCCCGCAAGCCTGCGGCCAAGGCCAAGAAAGCCCCCGCCCGCAAGTCCGCTCCAAAAGGCGCGAAAGGCAAACGCCGGGGCGGGCCGGGACCGTCCGACCTGCTGGGGCTGTTCGTGCTGCTGCTCACGGCGGGACTGGCCGCTTGCGCGGGCAAGGAAGTGCTGAGGGGCGGCAGCGGGGACCAGAAGACCGACCCCCAGGCCCCTACCGGGCAGATGGTGATTCGCTTCCTCGACGTGGGGCAGGGGGACGCGGTGCTGGTCCGCAGTCCCGAAGGCAAGACCCTGCTTTACGACGGGGGCCGCAGCGCCGAGCGGATGCGGACGCACCTGGACACCTATGGGGTGGACAAGATAGACCTGATGGTCGCCAGCCACGCCGACGCCGACCACATCGCGGGGCTGGTTCCGGCGGCGCAGCGGGCCAAGCCGACCCTCTTTATCAACAACGGATTGGCCGGAACCACCCAGACCTGGGAACGGCTGGTGAACGCACTGGAGGAGGCCGGGACCACCTTCCAGAAGGCCAACAAGCAGGTGGTCAACCTGGGCAGCGTGAAGGTCCGGGTGATCGCCCCGCCCCCCGGCATGGGTGACGACCAGAACGAGAACAGCGTGGGCGTGCGGATCGAGTTCGGGGAATTCCGCGCCCTCTTGACCGGCGACAGCGAGAAGCCCGAGACCGAGGCGTGGCTGGAACAGGACCGCCCCGAGATCAAAGGTCCCTTCCAGCTCTACAAGAGCATCCACCACGGGGCGGCCAACGGCGACCATCCCGCCTGGCTCGCCACCGTGCGGCCCGAGAACGTCGTGATCGGCGTGGGCGAGAACAACTACGGCCACCCCACACAGACGGCTCTTAACCTTTACCGCGAGACCGGTGCCCGCGTCTACCGCACCGACCGTCAGGGCACGGTGACCTTCACGGCAAACGCGGACGGCACGTACACGGCGACGACCGACCGCTGA